Proteins from a genomic interval of Deltaproteobacteria bacterium:
- a CDS encoding protein kinase has product MIEQLGRYKLTARIATGGMAEVFLARAEGVQGFTRTSVVKRLLPHLAREPAVVEMFLNEARLTGRLDHPNIVQVLDLGQTNGHYYIAMEFLDGRALAEVRDAARAQGGMLPMGFVLKVMSESLAGLHHAHEARSEDGAPLNVVHRDFNPDNISVTYDGRIKVLDFGIAKSQGAVSSTEPGTLKGKYFYMSPEMVLGNPLDRRADIFATGVTLYELLCDKRPFEGDTPNAILSGIAYGTPISPRSLNPQIPPELESLILRCMARSPNERPPTAQAVKDELDAILPRVGAFGSAEVAQLMELLFPPADAERSRMNELRKIDPSMPGQSLIPVSPTALDTTAKSADVARLKQQAAQKIKPPRPPSKPLTQKQKMIAGGALAGVLVLGLVTWKVILPIVNRPPDAATVHLDELEKAYKASPDDAAAADRYADALVVAGKEDAAEKVVDKLLATKDDARAHVLKGDLFLKHRFGTKAMEEYDKALKLEPNDSTALAHRGRMKLAMGQVSDARNDLARALAQRPGDKQLVLEVADVQARAGDWAASLNTLGTSRFQRDAEIHMLMGFAYFNMQDDANALKQLIAAERLKPDLARTQLYLGFVYYHQDKRDKAIESYRNAIKFTKTPDTYSAQAHDALGDILLGQNDKAGAKTEFAAAIKDDPTLGGTKEKLKKLE; this is encoded by the coding sequence GTGATCGAGCAACTGGGCCGGTACAAGCTCACCGCACGCATCGCCACCGGCGGCATGGCCGAGGTCTTCCTCGCGCGCGCCGAGGGTGTCCAGGGCTTCACCCGCACGTCGGTGGTGAAGCGCCTCCTGCCCCACCTGGCCCGCGAGCCGGCCGTGGTGGAGATGTTCCTCAACGAGGCGCGCCTCACCGGCCGGCTCGATCACCCGAACATCGTGCAGGTGCTCGACCTCGGGCAGACCAACGGTCACTACTACATCGCCATGGAGTTCCTCGACGGGCGCGCGCTCGCCGAGGTCCGCGACGCCGCCCGCGCCCAGGGCGGCATGCTGCCCATGGGCTTCGTGCTCAAGGTGATGAGCGAGTCGCTCGCCGGGCTGCACCACGCACACGAGGCCCGCAGCGAGGACGGCGCGCCGCTGAATGTCGTCCACCGCGACTTCAACCCCGATAACATTTCCGTTACATACGACGGCCGCATCAAGGTGCTCGACTTCGGCATCGCCAAGAGCCAGGGCGCGGTGTCGAGCACGGAGCCGGGCACGCTCAAGGGCAAGTACTTCTACATGAGCCCGGAGATGGTGCTAGGCAACCCTCTCGATCGACGCGCCGACATCTTCGCCACCGGCGTCACCCTCTACGAGCTGCTCTGCGACAAGCGGCCGTTCGAGGGCGACACGCCCAACGCCATCCTCTCCGGCATCGCCTACGGCACGCCCATCTCGCCGCGCTCGCTGAATCCGCAGATCCCGCCGGAGCTGGAGAGCCTCATCCTGCGCTGCATGGCGCGCTCGCCCAATGAGCGCCCGCCCACCGCGCAGGCCGTGAAGGACGAGCTCGACGCCATCCTCCCGCGGGTGGGCGCGTTCGGCAGCGCCGAGGTGGCGCAGCTGATGGAGCTGCTCTTTCCGCCCGCGGACGCGGAGCGCTCGCGCATGAACGAGCTCCGCAAGATCGATCCCAGCATGCCCGGGCAGTCGCTCATCCCGGTCTCGCCGACGGCGCTGGACACCACCGCCAAGAGCGCGGACGTCGCCAGGCTCAAGCAGCAGGCCGCGCAGAAGATCAAGCCGCCCAGGCCGCCGTCGAAGCCGCTCACCCAGAAGCAGAAGATGATTGCCGGCGGCGCTCTCGCAGGCGTGCTCGTGCTCGGGCTGGTGACGTGGAAGGTGATCCTCCCCATCGTCAACAGGCCGCCCGACGCGGCCACCGTGCACCTCGACGAGCTCGAGAAGGCCTACAAGGCCTCGCCCGACGACGCCGCGGCCGCCGACAGGTACGCCGACGCGCTCGTGGTCGCCGGCAAGGAAGACGCCGCCGAGAAGGTGGTGGACAAGCTGCTCGCGACCAAGGACGACGCGCGCGCACACGTGCTCAAGGGCGACCTCTTCTTGAAGCACCGCTTCGGCACCAAGGCGATGGAGGAGTACGACAAGGCGCTCAAGCTCGAGCCCAACGACTCCACCGCCCTCGCCCACCGCGGCCGGATGAAGCTCGCCATGGGCCAGGTCTCCGACGCACGCAACGACCTGGCGCGCGCGCTCGCGCAGCGGCCGGGTGACAAGCAGCTCGTGCTCGAGGTGGCCGACGTGCAGGCGCGCGCGGGGGACTGGGCGGCCTCGCTGAACACGCTCGGCACCAGCCGCTTCCAGCGCGACGCCGAGATCCACATGCTCATGGGCTTCGCGTACTTCAACATGCAGGACGACGCGAACGCGCTGAAGCAGCTGATCGCCGCGGAGAGGCTCAAGCCCGATCTCGCGCGCACCCAGCTCTACCTGGGCTTCGTGTACTACCACCAGGACAAGCGCGACAAAGCCATCGAGAGCTACCGCAACGCGATCAAGTTCACGAAGACGCCGGACACCTATTCGGCGCAGGCCCACGACGCGCTCGGCGACATCCTCCTCGGCCAGAACGACAAGGCCGGCGCCAAGACCGAGTTCGCGGCCGCGATCAAAGACGACCCGACGCTCGGCGGCACCAAGGAAAAGCTGAAGAAGCTCGAGTAG
- the fabI gene encoding enoyl-ACP reductase FabI, translated as MLLQGKKILITGVLTPQSIAFAVAELCIKEGAEVVLTGFGRGKSLTERSAKRLSPAPEVLELDVTKSDDFKALTDSLTKKWGKLDGVLHAVAFAPEDALGGNFLNTPWESVQTAMRVSAFSLKELAVACKPLMKDGGSIVAIDFDNQSVAWPIYDWMGVCKAALCAVVRYLARDLGPSKIRVNAVAAGPLSTVAAKGIPGFKALEAGWGKQAPLGWSSKDQDAVARTIAAVLSDLMPSTTGEIIHVDGGYHAIGAPPVDTAAEKAADPAAT; from the coding sequence GTGCTGCTCCAGGGCAAGAAGATCCTCATCACCGGCGTGCTCACCCCGCAGTCGATCGCGTTTGCGGTTGCGGAGCTGTGCATCAAGGAAGGCGCCGAGGTGGTGCTCACAGGCTTCGGCCGCGGCAAGAGCCTCACCGAGCGCAGCGCCAAGCGGCTCTCGCCGGCGCCCGAGGTGCTCGAGCTGGACGTCACCAAGAGCGACGACTTCAAGGCGCTCACCGACTCGCTCACCAAGAAGTGGGGCAAGCTCGACGGCGTGCTGCACGCGGTGGCCTTCGCGCCCGAGGACGCGCTCGGCGGCAACTTCCTCAACACGCCGTGGGAGAGCGTGCAGACGGCGATGCGCGTGTCGGCGTTCTCGCTCAAGGAGCTCGCGGTGGCGTGCAAGCCGCTCATGAAGGACGGCGGCTCGATCGTCGCGATCGACTTCGACAACCAGAGCGTGGCCTGGCCCATCTACGACTGGATGGGCGTGTGCAAGGCCGCGCTCTGCGCCGTGGTGCGCTACCTCGCGCGCGATCTCGGCCCGAGCAAGATCCGCGTGAACGCCGTGGCCGCAGGGCCGCTCTCGACGGTGGCCGCGAAGGGTATCCCCGGGTTCAAGGCGCTCGAGGCCGGCTGGGGCAAGCAGGCGCCGCTGGGCTGGAGCAGCAAGGATCAGGACGCGGTCGCGCGGACCATTGCAGCCGTCCTCAGCGACCTCATGCCTTCCACGACTGGCGAGATCATCCACGTGGACGGCGGCTACCACGCGATTGGCGCGCCGCCCGTGGACACCGCGGCGGAGAAGGCCGCCGATCCGGCAGCGACGTAA
- a CDS encoding diguanylate cyclase has protein sequence MSNPDSRSTHALAALQSALHDVRQSLARGELASALAEPELRALAQALADESHALGAELHGALLREGSATPTPAARPGAISVLAVDDDPVALAALAEVLAPEFEVTTTTDPYQALHLARERAPEAILCDLRMPGLDGLALVRTLHGDPTTRSIPVLLVSAESDIPEKLLAFEAGAIDYLTKPVSVDELAARLRSAVQRGRELRHGRELQETDELTGLTNRRGFRTFLSEAIRSAVEGGRPLAVAMLDQDGLKAINDTLGHAAGDAALRLLASTLRKVKRDADCACRLGGDEFALVMPGADLAGASRALERLERELAATPLALENEARILLRASVGIAQLDAFDDLRGDSLLGRADAALYEMKRRHHGEAPRPRTGELQRVGS, from the coding sequence ATGTCCAATCCGGATTCGCGCTCAACCCATGCACTCGCCGCGCTGCAGTCCGCGCTTCATGACGTGCGGCAGTCGCTGGCGCGTGGCGAGCTGGCGTCCGCGCTCGCCGAGCCCGAGCTGCGCGCCCTCGCGCAAGCGCTGGCCGACGAGTCTCACGCGCTGGGCGCCGAGCTGCACGGCGCCCTCCTTCGCGAAGGATCCGCCACGCCGACGCCGGCTGCCAGACCCGGGGCGATCAGCGTGCTCGCCGTGGATGACGACCCCGTGGCCCTGGCGGCGCTCGCCGAGGTGCTCGCGCCCGAGTTCGAGGTCACCACCACCACCGACCCGTACCAGGCGCTTCACCTCGCCCGCGAGCGCGCGCCCGAGGCGATCCTCTGCGACCTGCGCATGCCCGGCCTCGACGGGCTGGCCCTGGTGCGCACCCTGCACGGCGACCCAACCACCCGCTCCATTCCGGTGCTGCTGGTCTCTGCCGAATCGGACATCCCCGAGAAGCTCCTCGCCTTCGAGGCGGGCGCCATCGACTACCTCACCAAGCCCGTCTCGGTGGACGAGCTCGCCGCCCGCCTGCGCTCCGCGGTGCAGCGGGGGCGCGAGCTGCGCCATGGCCGCGAGCTTCAGGAGACCGACGAGCTCACCGGGCTCACCAATCGCCGCGGGTTCCGCACGTTCCTCTCGGAGGCCATCCGCAGCGCCGTCGAGGGTGGGCGACCGCTGGCGGTGGCCATGCTCGACCAGGACGGACTCAAGGCCATCAACGACACGCTGGGGCACGCCGCCGGCGACGCGGCGCTGCGGCTCCTGGCGAGCACCCTCCGGAAGGTGAAGCGCGACGCCGACTGCGCTTGCCGCCTGGGAGGCGATGAGTTCGCGCTGGTGATGCCGGGCGCCGATCTCGCCGGTGCCAGCCGCGCTCTGGAGCGCCTGGAGCGTGAGCTCGCCGCCACGCCGCTCGCGCTCGAGAACGAGGCGCGCATCCTCCTGCGCGCGAGCGTGGGCATCGCCCAGCTCGACGCCTTCGATGACCTGCGGGGTGACTCGCTCCTGGGTCGCGCCGATGCAGCGCTCTACGAGATGAAGCGCCGCCACCACGGCGAGGCGCCGCGGCCGCGGACCGGCGAGCTCCAGCGCGTCGGCAGTTGA
- a CDS encoding FHA domain-containing protein has translation MRPADEDPPDEHPGTAESEIPEDELPRPSRSNLRVVSGARPGSRSSAQARPASRSALSSRPGVRQRPASDEDPEVGHTRMLDTSGADDDSVEGENEGPPDNEATHAGPPITIEVIEGADAGRKKRVRGGRMVVGRGDGCDLKLRDTASSRRHLEIIVGMSGSIVRDLGSGNGTKVNGQKIDEAQVGHGDEIMVGTTILKVIDEIAALEERRRPKQPEPPPDVEPADEEEPIDDEAPPPRRGAPPRRDGPTGAVSIDMHTNAGQKRGGGIIIFAIVAVALVLGGVLVMLLRPPGPAKPLAPQPSDTQLADLMKDGKAALQAADFDKANADWDELTKLDPTNSDVSDLRERTKKEKEAKENFMAAEGMIAEHRYDDARDKLKAVWTDSVLVGDKAADELKNLDKQQSDYLAGQAALKVQSGDLDGARALLPKLQSMDTGKADQVQKLISDRQSAIDNAALKNIKNKKQRERMMKELKKRKADESTRQELASGFRKFQEANSPGGFDRAANEFQRISESTNNPAVRTRARDLAGKVRSFSKNMEDADGLDNDQNYEAEVAPLDKALSALEDIEPTGPLMSRIKNRMVRGLVIKGRNAAARQDYALAAKAFNKALQIKPGEPTAKEGLTSLHARAQDVYLQAYEEEARDAESARKLYHAVMDMTSPSEELYQKAKKRLEHPDN, from the coding sequence ATGCGCCCGGCGGACGAAGATCCACCCGACGAGCACCCCGGCACCGCCGAATCTGAAATTCCCGAGGACGAGCTGCCGCGTCCGAGCCGCTCCAACCTCCGCGTGGTGAGCGGCGCCCGACCGGGCTCGCGCTCCAGCGCCCAGGCCCGCCCCGCCAGCCGCTCCGCTCTCTCCAGTCGCCCCGGCGTTCGCCAGCGTCCCGCGAGCGACGAGGATCCCGAGGTCGGCCACACCCGCATGCTCGATACGAGCGGCGCTGACGACGACTCCGTCGAAGGCGAGAACGAAGGCCCGCCCGACAACGAGGCCACCCACGCCGGCCCGCCCATCACCATCGAGGTCATCGAGGGCGCCGACGCCGGCCGCAAGAAGCGCGTCCGCGGCGGCCGCATGGTGGTGGGCCGCGGCGACGGCTGCGACCTCAAGCTGCGCGACACCGCCAGCTCGCGGCGGCATCTGGAGATCATCGTGGGCATGTCCGGGTCGATCGTGCGCGACCTGGGCAGCGGCAACGGCACCAAGGTCAACGGCCAGAAGATCGACGAGGCGCAGGTGGGCCACGGCGACGAGATCATGGTCGGCACCACCATCCTCAAGGTGATCGACGAGATCGCCGCGCTCGAGGAGCGCCGCCGGCCCAAGCAGCCCGAGCCGCCGCCCGACGTCGAGCCCGCGGACGAAGAAGAGCCCATCGACGACGAGGCGCCGCCGCCCCGGCGCGGAGCCCCGCCGCGTCGCGACGGACCCACCGGCGCGGTGTCGATCGACATGCACACCAACGCCGGCCAGAAGCGCGGCGGCGGGATCATCATCTTCGCCATCGTGGCGGTGGCGCTGGTGCTCGGCGGCGTGCTGGTGATGCTCTTGCGTCCTCCGGGACCGGCCAAGCCGCTGGCGCCGCAGCCCAGCGACACGCAGCTCGCGGATCTCATGAAGGACGGCAAGGCGGCGCTCCAGGCCGCCGACTTCGACAAGGCCAACGCCGACTGGGACGAGCTCACCAAGCTCGATCCCACCAACAGCGACGTGTCCGACCTGCGCGAGCGCACCAAGAAGGAGAAGGAGGCCAAGGAGAACTTCATGGCCGCCGAGGGCATGATCGCCGAGCACCGCTACGACGACGCCCGCGACAAGCTGAAGGCGGTCTGGACCGACTCCGTGCTGGTGGGTGACAAGGCCGCCGACGAGCTCAAGAACCTCGACAAGCAGCAGAGCGACTACCTGGCCGGGCAGGCCGCGCTCAAGGTGCAGTCGGGCGACCTCGACGGCGCCCGCGCGCTCTTGCCCAAGCTGCAGTCCATGGACACCGGCAAGGCCGACCAGGTGCAGAAGCTGATCTCCGACCGGCAGTCGGCCATCGACAACGCCGCGCTCAAGAACATCAAGAACAAGAAGCAGCGCGAGCGGATGATGAAGGAGCTCAAGAAGCGCAAGGCCGACGAGTCCACGCGCCAGGAGCTGGCGTCGGGCTTCCGCAAGTTCCAGGAGGCCAACTCGCCCGGCGGCTTCGACCGCGCGGCCAACGAGTTCCAGCGCATCTCCGAGAGCACCAACAACCCCGCGGTGAGGACGCGCGCCCGCGATCTCGCCGGCAAGGTGCGCTCGTTCTCCAAGAACATGGAGGACGCCGACGGCCTCGACAACGACCAGAACTACGAGGCCGAGGTGGCGCCGCTCGACAAGGCGCTCTCCGCGCTCGAGGACATCGAGCCCACGGGCCCGCTGATGAGCCGCATCAAGAACCGCATGGTGCGCGGGCTGGTGATCAAGGGCCGCAACGCGGCGGCGCGGCAGGACTACGCGCTCGCGGCCAAGGCCTTCAACAAGGCGCTGCAGATCAAGCCGGGCGAGCCCACTGCGAAGGAGGGCCTCACGAGCCTGCACGCGCGCGCGCAGGACGTGTACCTGCAAGCGTACGAAGAAGAGGCCCGCGATGCGGAGAGCGCGCGCAAGCTGTACCACGCGGTGATGGACATGACCTCGCCGAGCGAGGAGCTGTACCAGAAGGCGAAGAAGCGGCTCGAGCATCCGGACAACTAG
- a CDS encoding metallophosphoesterase: MSIRLRRRDDPRRVRGLHCTELELAAPHVLAAHDGLTIAHLSDLHVAPRRAPRALHHAVRLANAARPDLVALTGDYVCFSAKRLDALRRALEPLEGPVVAVLGNHDHWTDPDAVQRVLEDLGITVLRNAHRTLHLRGEPLHVVGLDDNVTRHADVARAFAQVPARGTRLVLSHDPNAADALTDRDAALVLSGHTHGGQVRLPGITKLLAKRAGLRYLAGLYDVKGLPLYVSRGLGQSLPLRIGARPELGLFRLRRAHLRLAI, encoded by the coding sequence ATGAGCATTCGATTGCGACGTCGTGACGATCCGCGTCGGGTGCGCGGCCTGCACTGCACCGAGCTCGAGCTCGCAGCGCCACATGTCTTGGCCGCGCACGACGGCCTCACCATCGCGCACCTCTCGGATCTGCACGTGGCGCCGCGCCGGGCCCCGCGCGCGCTGCACCACGCGGTGCGGCTCGCGAACGCGGCGCGCCCGGATCTCGTGGCGCTCACCGGCGACTACGTGTGCTTCTCGGCCAAGCGCCTCGACGCGCTCCGCCGCGCGCTCGAGCCGCTCGAGGGTCCGGTGGTGGCGGTGCTGGGCAACCACGATCACTGGACCGATCCGGACGCGGTGCAGCGCGTGCTCGAGGATCTGGGCATCACCGTGCTGCGCAACGCGCACCGCACGCTGCACCTGCGCGGCGAGCCGCTGCACGTGGTGGGGCTCGATGACAACGTCACCCGACACGCCGACGTCGCGCGTGCGTTCGCGCAGGTGCCCGCGCGCGGGACGCGGCTGGTGCTCTCGCACGATCCCAACGCGGCCGATGCGCTCACCGATCGCGACGCGGCGCTGGTGCTCTCCGGGCACACCCACGGCGGCCAGGTGCGGCTGCCGGGGATCACCAAGCTGCTCGCGAAGCGCGCCGGGCTGCGCTACCTCGCCGGCCTCTACGACGTGAAGGGCCTGCCGCTCTACGTGAGCCGCGGGCTGGGCCAGTCGCTGCCCTTGCGCATCGGGGCCCGGCCGGAGCTGGGCCTGTTCCGCTTGCGGCGGGCCCACCTGCGCC
- a CDS encoding serine/threonine protein kinase — MADERLQVASRPAEGGTCPGCGQTVDGARCAWCGVATSPNGYVVEKVIARGPHGRVYLARDAEGRAVALKELQFAQVPTTAEIDAFEREAATLAQLSHPRIPKFLRSFTEGVGVGLRLYLAAEHVAGEPLSARIARAPLTEAEARDVAKQVLEVLAFLHGQRPALVHRDVKPDNLILRPDGGVALVDFGTARALSGTRTFGSTLVGTFGYMPPEQLGGTVDPSSDLYALGATLLHALSGKPPGELLRPDLALELPANVPASLRPFLLGLLERDPKLRLRSAQAALDVLEGRSVRAQKPKATRPIFLLFGVAAVALGISVLGLSLAIRPMNLVTLPVPSPDTRGLPYGSDAAKRWFTQQKPRCNALEVTQAIRQSPPPPGWDGAGYAASCYALAGRVDDARRTLAQVDPRAQPNAAAILFELGHPIADSGDDLSAAQMMNLVLEFWPQNYQARYHAGMSDYALGHTEQARANLERFLREYHQNDGFTRAAREVLSRIQNGQASDGVRRGPQE; from the coding sequence ATGGCCGACGAGCGGCTCCAGGTGGCGTCGCGCCCGGCCGAGGGTGGCACGTGCCCGGGCTGCGGCCAGACCGTGGACGGCGCGCGCTGCGCCTGGTGCGGCGTCGCGACATCACCGAATGGTTACGTCGTCGAGAAGGTGATCGCCCGCGGTCCGCACGGCCGCGTGTACCTCGCGCGCGACGCCGAGGGCCGAGCGGTGGCGCTCAAGGAGCTGCAGTTCGCGCAGGTGCCGACCACCGCCGAGATCGACGCGTTCGAGCGCGAAGCGGCCACGCTCGCGCAGCTCTCGCATCCGCGCATCCCGAAGTTTCTGCGGAGCTTCACGGAGGGCGTCGGCGTGGGGCTGCGGCTCTACCTTGCCGCTGAGCACGTGGCCGGCGAGCCGCTGTCCGCGCGCATCGCCCGAGCGCCGCTGACGGAAGCCGAAGCGCGCGACGTCGCCAAGCAGGTGCTGGAGGTGCTCGCGTTCCTGCACGGCCAGCGGCCCGCGCTCGTGCACCGCGACGTGAAGCCCGACAACCTGATCCTCCGCCCCGACGGTGGCGTGGCGCTGGTGGACTTCGGCACCGCGCGGGCGCTGAGCGGCACGCGCACCTTCGGATCGACGCTCGTGGGAACGTTCGGGTACATGCCGCCGGAGCAGCTCGGTGGAACCGTGGACCCGTCGAGCGATCTCTACGCGCTCGGCGCCACGCTGCTCCACGCGCTCTCCGGCAAGCCGCCCGGCGAGCTGCTGCGGCCGGATCTCGCGCTGGAGCTGCCCGCAAACGTGCCCGCGTCGCTGCGGCCGTTTCTGCTCGGGCTGCTCGAGCGTGATCCCAAGCTGCGCCTTCGCTCCGCGCAGGCCGCCCTGGACGTGCTCGAGGGCCGCAGCGTGCGCGCGCAGAAGCCGAAGGCCACGCGGCCGATCTTTCTCCTCTTTGGCGTCGCGGCGGTGGCGCTGGGAATCTCCGTCCTGGGCCTCAGCCTGGCGATCCGGCCGATGAACCTGGTGACGCTGCCCGTGCCGAGCCCGGACACGCGCGGGCTCCCGTACGGCAGCGACGCCGCCAAGCGCTGGTTCACGCAGCAGAAGCCGCGCTGCAACGCGCTCGAGGTCACCCAGGCCATTCGCCAGAGCCCGCCGCCACCAGGCTGGGACGGCGCGGGCTACGCGGCCAGCTGCTACGCCCTCGCGGGGCGCGTGGATGACGCGCGGCGCACCCTCGCGCAGGTCGATCCGCGCGCGCAGCCCAACGCCGCCGCCATCCTCTTCGAGCTCGGCCATCCCATCGCCGACTCCGGCGACGATCTCTCCGCCGCGCAGATGATGAACCTGGTGCTCGAGTTCTGGCCGCAGAACTACCAGGCGCGCTACCACGCGGGCATGAGCGACTACGCGCTCGGGCACACCGAGCAGGCACGCGCAAACCTCGAGCGCTTCCTGCGCGAGTACCACCAGAACGACGGCTTCACCCGCGCCGCGCGCGAGGTCCTGAGCCGCATCCAGAATGGGCAAGCCTCCGACGGTGTGCGACGCGGTCCGCAAGAGTAG